From the genome of Labrus bergylta chromosome 4, fLabBer1.1, whole genome shotgun sequence, one region includes:
- the LOC109985012 gene encoding collectin-12 → MKDDFADEEEVQSFGYKRFGIQEGTECTKCKNDWALRAAIALLYVLCALLTIVVAVLGYKVVQRMDNVSEGMQNYGGKISAVETDLKNLDYQNGEKSVNSTSAIKTFKSDLEALQHQLNDVAVRASKNRDILNELQITGDDMQNGHVSLQSFLQGNAASLRGVNQTLATYGGMIDNLQTNTAWLQSEIQNQVKEQSQTQVTVSALNITQAQQRNLLSTLQKTVEDAGQAVQKLKNDYQSLQQTARQTRADTEWLKEKVQNLQVLAANNSALARTNGEALDDLGSQLSTLASQIQNASSLTEGHDQSLREIMDHQRDHDNTTSSKFDEMEARLDRQENDMDRVTGNVSFAAQLLGSINSDLNGLRSCAETVLQHSDLLLGLNSSVTEARTESHELRAQQDELTARLDKEVNNLSIVMEEMKLVDSKHSQIITNFTILQGPPGPRGAKGDKGPQGPVGQSGQKGDKGDKGMPGLAGTKGDKGAVGIPGATGPKGAAGARGLTGAKGSRGSGGRPGSPGEKGDPGSTGLPGLDGLPGMTGPEGPQGPSGAPGPAGLEGPRGPVGPIGPAGPPGLPGLPAPVPPPPSKAPQRPQPTQPAKILVSPKPPQPPKPEENQQGSTSPQVQPPVAPTPTPGCPPEFKKFGDSCYYFSSGPQRLNFDESFQFCSNTSSHMLIINDNEEQTFVRNAIAGKGYFWLGLTDREEENVWKWVDGTLPVFKKWKPGQPDNWTHGHEDGEDCAGLIHNANWNDFYCTDRIGFVCERASDCKEGAKISGEGQFFVVVVNTPAMPLFATNPFDQDVEKATSEMNTAEDWGLILDICDKIGQSRTGPKECLRSIMRRVNHKDPHVAMQALTLLGACVSNCGKIFHLEVCSREFASEVSNVLNKGHPKVCEKLKALMVEWAEDFRNDPQLSLISAMIKNLREQGVTFPAVGSQAAEQAKASPALVAKDPSTSTNKKEEEDLAKAIELSLKEQRQHPQTSLSSLYPSTSSLLSSHKSDGRKVRAIYDFEAAEDNELTFKSGEIITILDDSDPNWWKGETYQGIGLFPSNFVTADLTAEPEMMKTEKKTVQFSEDIQVETIEPEQEPVFIDEDKMDQLLQMIQSADPTDNQSDSVELLQLEGACNQMGPLIDQKLEDIDRKHSELSDLNVKVMEALSLYAKLMNEDPVYAMYAKLQSQQYYMQQPANAAQQVYHGQPASGSYAMSGTAVQGYTVPIEQLPAGTPIPGQPAPSDVHMYMGQPPVYTAAPGSMAPAEVQSYQNQAPGTTPAGMTQTSNYSTPSGPSIAPSSDASQAPYSEKALL, encoded by the exons GAATTCAGGAGGGGACGGAGTGCACTAAGTGTAAAAATGACTGGGCACTGAGGGCGGCTATTGCACTGCTGTATGTGCTCTGTGCCCTGCTCACCATAGTCGTGGCTGTGCTCGGATACAAAG TGGTCCAGAGAATGGACAATGTCTCAGAGGGCATGCAGAATTATGGCGGCAAGATCAGTGCTGTTGAGACGGACCTAAAGAACCTGG ATTATCAGAACGGAGAGAAGTCAGTAAATTCCACAAGTGCAATAAAGACTTTCAAGTCAGATCTGGAAGCTTTACAGCACCAGCTGAATGATGTTGCCGTGAGGGCGAGCAAAAACAGAGACATACTCAACGAGCTGCAGATCACAGGAGACGATATGCAAAATGGCCATGTCTCCCTGCAGAGTTTTCTACAAGGAAACGCTGCCTCACTGCGTGGGGTCAACCAGACACTTGCCACCTACGGGGGCATGATTGACAACCTCCAGACAAACACTGCATGGCTCCAGTCTGAGATACAGAACCAGGTCAAAGAGCAGAGTCAGACCCAGGTTACTGTCAGCGCGCTAAACATCACCCAGGCCCAGCAGCGCAATCTGCTCAGCACGCTGCAGAAGACAGTTGAGGACGCAGGCCAGGCAGTGCAGAAACTCAAGAATGACTATCAGAGTTTGCAGCAGACAGCTAGGCAGACCCGGGCTGACACAGAGTGGCTGAAGGAGAAAGTCCAGAACCTCCAGGTTTTGGCAGCCAATAACTCAGCTCTGGCCCGGACCAATGGTGAAGCTCTGGATGACCTGGGGTCACAGCTCAGCACGCTAGCCAGCCAGATCCAGAATGCCTCATCTCTTACTGAGGGGCACGACCAGAGCCTTCGGGAGATCATGGACCACCAAAGAGACCACGATAATACCACCTCATCCAAGTTTGACGAAATGGAGGCTCGATTAGACAGACAGGAGAACGACATGGACCGTGTAACAGGGAATGTGAGCTTTGCTGCGCAGCTGCTAGGCTCCATCAACTCGGACCTGAACGGTCTGAGGTCCTGCGCTGAGACTGTGCTGCAACATTCAGACCTTTTACTGGGGCTGAACAGTAGTGTGACCGAGGCCAGGACAGAGAGCCATGAACTGAGAGCCCAGCAGGATGAGTTGACAGCCAGGCTGGACAAAGAGGTCAACAACCTGTCCATTGTGATGGAGGAGATGAAGCTGGTGGACAGCAAGCATTCCCAGATCATCACCAACTTCACCATCCTGCAGG GTCCACCAGGTCCAAGGGGGGCAAAAGGCGACAAGGGTCCCCAGGGGCCAGTGGGCCAGTCCGGACAGAAGGGCGATAAAGGAGATAAAGGAATGCCCGGGTTGGCGGGAACTAAAGGAGACAAAGGTGCTGTTGGAATTCCAGGTGCAACAGGTCCAAAAGGTGCAGCAGGAGCTCGGGGTCTTACAGGGGCTAAAGGATCGAGAGGGTCTGGTGGTCGACCTGGAAGTCCTGGTGAAAAAGGTGACCCAGGGTCTACTGGGCTGCCTGGTCTTGATGGACTTCCAGGGATGACAGGTCCAGAAGGGCCACAGGGGCCCTCAGGAGCTCCAGGACCTGCAGGGTTGGAGGGGCCTCGTGGGCCCGTTGGACCCATTGGCCCTGCCGGTCCTCCAGGGCTACCTGGGTTACCTGCACCTGTACCTCCACCACCTTCTAAGGCACCTCAGCGTCCTCAGCCCACCCAGCCTGCAAAAATCCTTGTTTcccccaaaccacctcaacctCCCAAACCAGAAGAGAATCAACAAGGGTCCACGTCACCGCAGGTCCAACCCCCTGTCGCCCCGACTCCAACACCTG GTTGCCCACCTGAGTTCAAAAAGTTTGGAGACAGCTGCTATTACTTTTCTTCTGGACCTCAGAGACTCAATTTTGATGAGTCCTTTCAGTTTTGTTCCAACACGTCATCTCATATGCTCATTATTAACGACAACGAGGAACAG ACATTTGTGAGAAATGCTATTGCAGGAAAAGGCTATTTCTGGCTGGGTCTCACAGACAGGGAGGAGGAAAATGTGTGGAAATGGGTGGATGGGACCCTACCTGTTTTTAA GAAATGGAAGCCTGGCCAGCCTGATAACTGGACTCATGGCCATGAAGACGGCGAGGACTGTGCTGGCCTGATCCACAATGCCAATTGGAATGATTTCTACTGCACCGACCGCATCGGTTTCGTCTGTGAACGTGCCTCTGACT GCAAAGAGGGTGCGAAAATATCAGGGGAAGGgcaattttttgttgttgttgtcaataCGCCAGCAATGCCTCTCTTCGCGACCAACCCATTTGACCAAGATGTTG AGAAAGCGACCAGTGAGATGAACACAGCTGAGGACTGGGGCCTCATTCTGGACATATGTGATAAGATAGGACAGTCACGCACTGG TCCAAAAGAATGTCTCCGCTCGATAATGAGAAGAGTGAACCACAAGGATCCCCATGTGGCCATGCAGGCACTGACT CTCCTTGGTGCCTGTGTCTCAAACTGTGGGAAGATATTCCACTTGGAGGTTTGCTCCAGAGAGTTTGCCAGTGAAGTCAGTAATGTCTTAAACAAG GGCCATCCCAAAGTGTGTGAGAAGCTGAAAGCACTGATGGTGGAGTGGGCAGAGGACTTCCGCAACGACCCCCAGCTTAGTCTGATTTCAGCTATGATCAAGAATCTACGTGAACAGGGGGTCACATTTCCAGCCGTTGGATCCCAG GCTGCAGAGCAAGCAAAAGCAAGCCCTGCTTTAGTTGCAAAGGATCCCTCCAcctcaacaaacaaaaaagaagaagaagacttgGCTAAGG ccaTTGAGCTGTCACTGAAGGAGCAACGCCAGCATCCACAGACCTCCCTGTCGAGCCTTTACCCAAGCACCTCCAGCCTACTCTCCTCACACAAGTCTGATGGCAGGAAGGTCCGCGCCATCTATGACTTTGAGGCAGCCGAGGACAACGAGCTTACCTTCAAGTCAGGAGAAATCATCACGATCTTAGACGACAG tgACCCCAACTGGTGGAAAGGGGAAACATACCAGGGAATAGGGTTGTTTCCATCCAACTTTGTCACAGCTGACCTCACTGCAGAGCCTGAGATGA tgaagacagagaagaagacagtACAGTTCAGTGAGGACATCCAGGTGGAGACCATAGAGCCTGAGCAAGAGCCTGTTTTTATAGACGAG GACAAAATGGACCAGCTACTTCAGATGATCCAGAGTGCAGACCCAACAGACAACCAGTCGGACAGCGTGGAGTTGCTTCAGTTGGAAG GTGCCTGCAATCAGATGGGGCCCCTCATTGACCAGAAGTTGGAGGATATAGACAG GAAGCACTCAGAGTTGTCAGACCTAAATGTGAAGGTGATGgaagctctgtctctgtatgctaagctaatgAATGAAGATCCTGTCTACGCCATGTATGCCAAGCTGCAGAGCCAACAGTACTACATGCAGCAGCCGGCCAACGCAGCTCAACAG GTGTACCATGGTCAGCCTGCATCAGGTTCTTACGCCATGAGTGGCACCGCGGTGCAGGGTTACACCGTTCCAATAGAACAACTTCCAGCTGGAACCCCCATACCTGGTCAGCCAGCCCCTAG TGACGTTCATATGTACATGGGCCAGCCGCCAGTCTACACAGCAGCTCCAGGTAGCATGGCCCCAGCAGAAGTACAGTCCTATCAGAACCAAGCACCAGGCACGACTCCCGCAGGCATGACGCAGACGTCAAACTACAGCACCCCCTCTGGGCCCAGCATAGCACCTTCCTCAGACGCCTCCCAGGCCCCTTACTCAGAGAAAGCCTTGCTATAG